The DNA segment CCCGCAGTTCCCTGATCCTGGGGCAGGCGCGCGGCGCGGCCATGCTGGCGGCCGCGCTGCGGGACATTACCGTTGCCGAGTACGCCCCGCGTGAAGTAAAAATGGCATTGACGGGCAACGGGGCCGCGACCAAGGAACAGGTCCGCTTCATGGTGCAGCGGCTGCTGGGGTTGGCCAGGCCGCCGTCGTCCACCGACGCCAGCGACGCGCTCGGGGTCGCACTCTGCTACGCCATGCGCAGCGGTTCGCCGGCGATGCCCGGAAACAGGAAGGGCCACGAGCGATGATCGCCAGTGTCGAAGGCGTGCTGCAGAGCCGAGGGAAGACCTGCGTGGTCACCGTGGGCGGTCTGGGTCTGGCGGTCACCATTACCGCCGGTGCCGCGGCCGCGTTGCCGCCGGTCGGCGATACGATCAAGCTGTGGACGCATCTGTCGGTGAGGGACGACGGCTGGACCCTCTACGGTTTCACCGATCCCGACGAGCTGGTCCTGTTCAGGCTGTTGATCTCGGTCAGCGGCGTCAGCCCGAAGCTGGCGCTGGGCATGC comes from the bacterium genome and includes:
- the ruvC gene encoding crossover junction endodeoxyribonuclease RuvC encodes the protein MIILGIDPGSRRTGYGVIECRGNRFRYCDAGTIATTPGAGLPLRLRIIHESLVAIIADHAPDVAAIEDVFNARNARSSLILGQARGAAMLAAALRDITVAEYAPREVKMALTGNGAATKEQVRFMVQRLLGLARPPSSTDASDALGVALCYAMRSGSPAMPGNRKGHER